One segment of Brassica napus cultivar Da-Ae chromosome C3, Da-Ae, whole genome shotgun sequence DNA contains the following:
- the BNAC03G75990D gene encoding precursor of CEP14: MAVRILTIWLFIVFAIIVVVSPLPVSSRKLLEMKKQENLTVREEEKNHMPHVTKTTTLTALPKGKIQNSTPSKKGYAVISNVKHRSRHLSTVYRLLQSVPSPGVGH, translated from the coding sequence ATGGCCGTTCGTATATTGACCATCTGGCTTTTCATAGTCTTCGCCATCATCGTCGTGGTCTCGCCGTTGCCAGTTTCTTCAAGAAAGCTGTTGGAGATGAAGAAACAAGAGAACTTGACcgtgagagaggaagagaagaatcaCATGCCTCACGTGACCAAAACCACAACCCTAACTGCTCTGCCAAAGGGAAAAATCCAAAACTCGACGCCGAGCAAAAAGGGTTACGCCGTCATCTCCAACGTAAAGCACCGATCTCGACATCTCTCCACCGTTTACCGGCTTCTTCAGTCCGTTCCCAGTCCCGGCGTTGGCCATTGA
- the LOC106454158 gene encoding uncharacterized protein LOC106454158, producing MDFVSQTLTTDSNLQCDSMFLELHDFANIVNGLHDTCFLKVLDFGGLQNVHCARKEVTKVEFTLRDINNHRINCCIFGNLADILTKAVKQPNYGDICLIIYAKINNYKGELQVSNAFDTSLVLINPDIKEAKSLKQMFHGDANAVDLYQHKNDKILIQKQSKKWSHYPFKTIQEIKHSDKGGNCRVICTVYAIDTSSGWYYLDCMVCKNKVQVGFACAGSNCYKFHDDSMSIVETSEEGKYIVSQANNGTGQKLTGWEAVEVNKCKVVATIYAIDTDYACIRYKLHLMAKDDTAKAKFVEDPQLLPGCINEIVGKTYNFGVTIKKESETFKVSLLTYSDEISSKMATPSKRSVDDIVDIPDNTSTSKMRPVKNIKIEKMSSDELGLTEN from the exons ATGGATTTTGTGAGTCAAACTTTAACTACGGATTCTAATCTCCAATGCGACAGCATGTTCCTCGAGCTCCATGATTTTGCCAACATTGTAAATGGTTTACATGACACATGTTTTCTTAAAG TCTTAGACTTTGGTGGTCTACAAAATGTTCATTGTGCAAGAAAAGAGGTAACCAAAGTGGAGTTTACTCTTAGAGATATCAA CAACCACCGCATAAATTGCTGCATCTTCGGAAACTTAGCTGATATTTTGACAAAAGCTGTCAAACAACCAAACTATGGAGATATTTGTTTGATCATATATGCTAAAATCAACAACTACAAGG gtGAGTTGCAAGTCTCCAATGCATTTGATACTTCTTTGGTTTTGATAAACCCAGATATCAAGGAAGCAAAATCACTTAAACAAAT GTTTCATGGTGATGCTAATGCTGTTGATCTGTACCAACATAAAAATGACAAGATTCTGATCCAGAAACAGAGCAAGAAATGGTCCCACTATCCATTCAAAACCATTCAAGAAATAAAACACTCGGATAAG GGTGGAAATTGTAGAGTAATCTGTACGGTCTATGCTATTGATACCTCAAGTGGATGGTATTATCTAGATTGTATGGTCTGCAAGAATAAG gTACAAGTTGGATTTGCTTGTGCAGGATCAAACTG TTACAAATTCCATGATGATTCTATGAGCATTGTTGAAACAAGTGAAGAAGGCAAATATATTGTATCTCAAGCCAACAATGGGACTGGACAGAAATTAACTGGATGGGAAGCAGTCGAG GTTAATAAGTGCAAAGTTGTTGCTACAATCTATGCTATAGATACTGATTATGCATG TATTAGATATAAGCTCCATCTGATGGCTAAGGATGATACAGCTAAAGCAAAATTT gTTGAAGATCCTCAGTTGTTGCCTGGCTGTATTAATGAAATTGTGGGGAAGACTTATAATTTTGGGGTTACCATCAAAAAAGAATCTGAGACTTTTAAG GTGTCTCTATTGACTTACAGTGATGAAATCTCTAGCAAGATGGCAACTCCTTCTAAGCGATCAGTGGACGACATTGTTGATATTCCAGATAACACCTCGACTTCAAAGATGCGCCCTGTCAAAAATATCAAGATTGAGAAGATGAGCAGTGATGAGCTAGGCTTAACGGAGAACTAA